The DNA region GCCGCGAGCCCCGAGATGGTGTCTCTGACCGTTCGCGCCGCACGCGGGTCGAGGCCGGAGGTCGGTTCGTCGAGGAAGACGACCGCCGGGTCGTGCAGAATCGCCTGTACGATGCCGACTTTCTGTTTCATCCCCTTCGAGTACGTCGAGATGCGTTTGTCGGCGTCGGCGGCGAGGTCGAAGCGCGCGAACAGGTCGTCGATGCGGTCGGCGGCCGTCTCCGTCGGCAGGTCGCGAAGCCCGGCGACGTACGCAACCTGCTCGCGGCCCGAGAGTTCGTCGTACAGCGGCGGTTCCTCGGGAAGGTAGCCGATGTTCGGGGTGACGGCTTCGCGGTCGGTCACGGCGTGACCGGCGACGCGGGCGCTCCCACCGGACGGCCGCGAGAGCGTCGTCAGCATCCGTATCGTGCTGGTCTTGCCCGCGCCGTTGGGACCGAGAAAACCGTAGACGGTTCCGGCCGGAATCGAGAGGTCGAGTCCGGCGACGGCCGTCTCGTCGCCGTACTGTTTCCGGAGGTCGTCGGCTTCGATAGCGAAGGAGGGCATCTGTGTCCGGATATTTCGCCGACTCCGCAAAGAGCTACCGCCGTCATCGCCACCTCGCGGCATTTATCCGCTCTCCGGATGTATGTCAGATATGCGCACGGCCGTACTCTCGGAGGATCTCCAGCTACGGATCGAGGAGCGCGACCGACCCGAACCCGCCGACGACGAGGTGTTGGTCAGGGTGCGCTCGGTAGGCATCTGCGGGTCGGACGTCCACTACTACGAACACGGTCGCATCGGCGACTACGTCGTCGACTCGCCGCTGGTGCTCGGCCACGAGAGCGCCGGAGAGGTAGTCGAGGTCGGGTCGGCGGTGGACGGCCTCGACGCGGGCGACCGAGTGACGCTCGAACCGGGCGTCCCCTGCGGCCGCGACGACTGCGAGTTCTGCCGCGCGGACGAGTACAACCTCTGTCCGGACGTCCAGTTCATGGCGACGCCGCCGGACGACGGCGCGTTCGCCGAGTACGTCGCCTGGCCCGCAGAGTACGCGTATCGGCTGCCGGAGTCGGTGTCGCTGCGGGCGGGCGCGCTCGTCGAACCGCTGTCGGTCGGCATCCACGTCTGTCGGCGCGCGGGTGTCGGCCTCGGCGACGCCGTCTACATCTCCGGGTGTGGCCCCATCGGCCTGTTGGCGATGGAAGTCGCCCGCGTCGCGGGTGCGGAACCGATCGTCGCCGCCGACGTGCTCCCCTCGAAACTGGAGCGGGCGCGCGAGCGCGGCGCGATTCCGGTCGACGTCTCCGAGGAGGACCCCGTCGAGGCCGTCGAGAACGCGACGGGCGGCCGCTTCGCCGACGTGGTTATCGAAGCCTCGGGCGCGGAACCGGCCATCGGAAGCACTCTCGACGTGGTTCGTCGCGGCGGCACCGTCGTCCTCGTCGGCCTCGCCGCCGACGGCGTCGTTCCGTTCGATACCCACGACATCATCGACAACGAACTCGACCTACTGGGTTCGTTCCGCTACCGCCACACCTACCCGACGGCCATCGAACTGCTGGCGAGCGGGCAGCTCGACGTCGAGGGGCTCGTCGACTTCGAGATGGCGCTCGACGACGTCGACGCGGCCTTCCGACGCGTCCAGTCCGGAGAGACGGTGAAAGGAATGATTTCGCTCGGTTGAGGGTGCGTCGATCGAGAAGTACGGGGGTCGCGAACCGAACGGAAAACGGAGCAACGGCAACGAGGCCACGAGGGTCGAGGCGTGGCCTGTGCCGACTTCGGTACGACGGGTGTGTGCCTCCGACGAACCAAGGCTCTCGCAGGTGTCTCACCTCTGCCGGGGTCTGTGGGAAACCCGGGCGTACTAACGAACCGCCTCGTTGGGGAAAACAGCCGTCCCTAATCGATTAGGTCAGTCGTCCGACCGCGAGACGCCGTCGAAATACGCGGTGAGCAGTTTCTGTTGGCTCCGGCGGAGGTGTTCGTGGAACGTCGGCGGCGACACGTCGAGCGCGTGGGCCACCTCCTCGGCGGTGCTGCCGCGGGGCCACTCGAAGAAGCCGGCGAGAAACGCCGTCTCCAGCACCTCGCGCTGTCGCTCGGTGAGCGCGCTGTCGAGCGAGTCGCGGAACTCGACGCCGCGGCTGTTCGTCCGCTCGCGTTCGCGCTGAGCGCGCACGGCGACGTTCGGGAACCGCTCCTGCAGCGCCGTAACGACGGCGCGAACGTCGGCGACGGCGGGCAGTTCGACGGTCAGTTTCCCCTCCTCGCCGTCGGCGCGCGCGCTCCGGAGCACGCCGCCCAGATCCGCGACGACGGACGCGACGGCGTCGTCCGGCGGCGTCAGCCGGAGGATGGACTCGTCGTCGTGTTCGGCGACGACGCTCGCGTCGCCGCCCGCGTTCCGAGCGGCCGCGACGACGGCGTCGGCTCCGCCGTCATCGACGACGACGAACTCCGAGAGCGAGCCCTCGTCGCCCGTGACGACGCCCTCGACGGAGAGCGAGGCGTCCGCCGCCGCCGCGACGGTGAGAAAGAACGGGCCGGGCGTCGTCACGTCGAATTCGAGTTCGACGATCGAGTCGCTGACGAGCGCGCGGCGCTTCTCGACGGCGTTGATGGCGTAGCCGACGGTCTCGCCGAGTTCCTTCAGCACGTCGAGTTCGTCCTCGTCGAACGCCGACGAGCGGGCCGCGTACAGACAGAGCGCCCCGTAGCTCGCGTCCCGGTAGACGAGCGGCACCGCCGCCGCGGAACTGAGACCGCTCTCTGCGGCCGCCGCCCGCGGTTCGAACGTGCCGTCGCCGCCACCGTCGGCGGCGGCGACCCGGACTTTCTGCGACTCGATGGCCGCGAGCGCTATCGAGCCGTCGCCGTCTATCTCGTCGGGCGTGACGTCGTTGAGGCCCCGACCGCTCGTCCACGTCCGGTGGACGACCGACTCGCCGTCGTACCCGTGTTCGCCGATCCACGCGAAGCGGTACGGCTCCTCGCCGGCGAGGTGACCGCAGACCTCGCGCTCGATCTCCTCGCGCGTCGAGGCTCGGACGAGCGCCTCGTTGACCTCCCGGATGACCGCGTTGATTCGATTTAGCGTCTCAACGCGGCTCGCCTGCCGCTGGAGCGCTTCGATGCGACGCATCCGGCCGGTGATGTCGCGACCGATGCCCGAGATGCCGACGGGAATGCCGTCCTCGTCGTGGAGTAACGCGCCGGTGAACTCGTAGGGAATCCGCTCGCCGTCGGCGGTCAGAAACGACGCCTCCTGCTGGGCCGTTCCCTCCTCTACGACCCGGACGATGGCCTCCGAGATAGCCGCCTCGTCCTCCGGTGCGATGAAGTCCAACGGAACCATCTGTTCGATTTCGTCGTCACCGTAGCCGGTCACCTCGCGGAGTCGACTGTTCCAGCGGAGAAACCGGCCGTCGAGGTCGAACAGAAAGAACACGTCGGTGAGCGTGTCGATGGCGCTGTCGAGCAGCGCCGACGCATCTTCGTCGACACCTTGTCGCTGCATTGCTCGACGTTTCGTCGCAGATACAATAAACGACCCGCCTGTCGCGTACAGAATGATAAAACACCGGTCTCCGGCAATCGGCGGGTGTTTCGACCGCCAGACGGCCGACGTTTCGGTCGGTAGTCGGCCGCGTCCGGCTGTCTGAGCTTCGGACGTTCGGGGGCCGGCGCTGCTGACCGGCTAGACGAGCGTCGTCTCGTCGAGTGTCGCGAGGTCACCGGCCTCCGCGCGCTCGACGGCGTCGTAGGCGTCGACGAAGCCCGCGCCCGCGCTGGCCGGCTCGTAGCTCGACAGCGCGTCCTCGGCCTCGGCTTCGACCGTCGCGAGCAGTTCGCGCACAGTCGGTCGACTCCCCTGACCCTCGACGTGGGCGTCGACGACGAGCGCGGCGATGCCCGAGACGTGCGGGCAGGCCATGCTCGTCCCGCTGATGCTCGCGTAGTACAGTTCGCCGTCGTCGACGGTGGTCGCGCCCAGCGGGTCGTCCGGCGACATCGTGCTCACGATTTCGTTCCCGGGCGCGGCGACGCCGGGGCGGTAGATACCCAGCGGGCCGTCGGTCTCGCCGGACTCGTAGTACGTCTCCAGGTTCGACAGCGCCGTTTCGCGGTCGTAGTTGCTCCCGTCGTTGCGGCCGCGCGAGGAGAAGTCGGTCACCGACTTCTCGTCGTCCGTCGCCGCGACGCCGACGACGTGCGGCGCTTTCGCGTAGTCGTTCAGCGTGTCGTAGTCGGGGCCGTCGTTGCCCGCGGCGAACACCGGGAGGATGTCGGCCTCGAAGGCGTGCCACGACGCGACGTTGAGCGTCGCGTCCGGGTCGAAGTCGTCGGTGCTCGACGCGCCGTAGGAGTTCGAGACGACCTGGTACGTCGACCCGTCGCCGTTTTCGAGCATGTGGTCGAACGCCGCGGCCGCCTTCAGGATGGAGACGCCCGCGCTCGTCGAGTAGGAGGTGAGCGTCGCCTCCGGAGCCATCCCGCGGTACTGGCCGTCGCTGGCGCTGCCGTCGCCGGCGACGGTGCCCGAGCAGTGGGTCCCGTGGCCGATTTCGTCGGTGTCGAGACCGCCGACTTCGGGCCACAGCGTCTCGGTGTCGGTGAGGTCCAGCGGGTCGCCGGCCCACTGGTAGTTCGCGTCGAGGTTCGCCGCCAGATCCGGGTGGTCACCGTCGATACCGCTGTCGATGACGACGACGTGGGCGCTCGCCCCAGCGTACCCCAACTCCTGTTGGACCTCGGCCGCCCGCGTCACGTCGCGGCCGTCGTCGTTGAAGTATTCGAGGTCGCGGTTGGCCTCGACGTAGCGCACCTCGTCCCAGTCGGCGACCGTCTCTATCTGCGTTCCCGTCAGTCGGGAGTACCCGACCGGAAGCACCGAGAACGCGTGGTAGCCGTCGGTGAGGTCCAGCGAATCCAGAAGCGAGACGTCCTCGTTCGACTCGAAGACGACGAGCGCCTCCTGCAGCGCGTCGCTCGCCGTATCGAGCGTGTCGTCGACGAACGAGGTGAGCGTCCCTGCCCGCGCTGTACCCGCGAAGGGGAGCAGCGACGCAGCGCCGGTCAGTTTCAGTGCGGTCCGTCTGTCTACCGTGAAATCGTCCACCATGTTTCGAGGGAGCGTCGGAGAGAGCCGCGTCGCAGCCGGTCGATTTCGCAGACCACGATCAACGATTATGCTCCGACTCAAATGAATTTTTATTGGACGTAGAAAAGAACTCAACCTAATCTGATTAGGTTTAGAACGTGTGTCGTCCCGAACGAAACCCGGGGCCGACGACTAGGCGGGCTCACCCGAAAGAGCGCGAGAGAGTACGAACCGCGCGGTGTGGCGGACGAGGCGTCGTCACCGCGGGCGGGCACTCCGGCAGCGACGAGTTACTCGCTGCGCTCGTCGTCGCTCGCCGCCGGGACGAGCGCGTCGACGTCGGCGTGCTCGAACAGCAGTTCGCGCATCAGTTCGACCGTCTGCTCGTCGCGCGTGCGGCCACCGCGGATTATCTCCTCGGCGCGGTCGATGGCCGACAGCGTGTCGGCGTTGAGCACGAGCACCGGAACGCCCTCGGACTCGGCGCGGCCGACGACGGCCCCCGAGGGCCGATGGCCACCGGTGAGCACGAGACACTTCACGCCGGGCGCTTGGAGTGCGGCCGTCTGCACGTCGGCGCGGTCGCCGCCGGTGATGACGGCGGCGTCTTTCGTCCGGCGGAAGTACCGGAGCGCCTCGTCAGCACCCATCGCGCCGACGAGGAAGCGTTCGACGTAGGCGTCGGTCGGCGCGTCGGTGACGAGTTCCGCGCCGAGTTCGTCGGCGAGGTCGGCCACCGAGACGCCTGCGAGTTCGCGCTCGCGGGGGACGACGCCGAGCACGGGCACGCCACGGCCTTCGAGGAAGGAGACGACCTCCTTCTCCAACTCGTCGTAGGCGGCGTCGCCGACGCGGTTGAACAGCACGCCGGCGAGGCGGTATTCGCCCTCGGCGCGCACGTCGTCGACGGCGGCCAGCACGTCGTCGAGGTCGGCGGGAGTGGCGTAGTCGGCGACGAGGA from Haloprofundus halobius includes:
- a CDS encoding bacterio-opsin activator domain-containing protein; this translates as MQRQGVDEDASALLDSAIDTLTDVFFLFDLDGRFLRWNSRLREVTGYGDDEIEQMVPLDFIAPEDEAAISEAIVRVVEEGTAQQEASFLTADGERIPYEFTGALLHDEDGIPVGISGIGRDITGRMRRIEALQRQASRVETLNRINAVIREVNEALVRASTREEIEREVCGHLAGEEPYRFAWIGEHGYDGESVVHRTWTSGRGLNDVTPDEIDGDGSIALAAIESQKVRVAAADGGGDGTFEPRAAAAESGLSSAAAVPLVYRDASYGALCLYAARSSAFDEDELDVLKELGETVGYAINAVEKRRALVSDSIVELEFDVTTPGPFFLTVAAAADASLSVEGVVTGDEGSLSEFVVVDDGGADAVVAAARNAGGDASVVAEHDDESILRLTPPDDAVASVVADLGGVLRSARADGEEGKLTVELPAVADVRAVVTALQERFPNVAVRAQRERERTNSRGVEFRDSLDSALTERQREVLETAFLAGFFEWPRGSTAEEVAHALDVSPPTFHEHLRRSQQKLLTAYFDGVSRSDD
- a CDS encoding phosphotransacetylase family protein; the protein is MTETLLVTSTQDSTGKTAVTLALGLLAQDRGLSVGYMKPKGTRLQSNVGKTLDEDPMLARELLDTDAEMHEMEPIVYSPTFVQGAVRGQESGEDLAEIVREYFDVLSADADLMLVEGGGKHTTGGIVDLTDPEVADLLDANVLLVADYATPADLDDVLAAVDDVRAEGEYRLAGVLFNRVGDAAYDELEKEVVSFLEGRGVPVLGVVPRERELAGVSVADLADELGAELVTDAPTDAYVERFLVGAMGADEALRYFRRTKDAAVITGGDRADVQTAALQAPGVKCLVLTGGHRPSGAVVGRAESEGVPVLVLNADTLSAIDRAEEIIRGGRTRDEQTVELMRELLFEHADVDALVPAASDDERSE
- a CDS encoding ABC transporter ATP-binding protein; this translates as MPSFAIEADDLRKQYGDETAVAGLDLSIPAGTVYGFLGPNGAGKTSTIRMLTTLSRPSGGSARVAGHAVTDREAVTPNIGYLPEEPPLYDELSGREQVAYVAGLRDLPTETAADRIDDLFARFDLAADADKRISTYSKGMKQKVGIVQAILHDPAVVFLDEPTSGLDPRAARTVRDTISGLAAEETTVFLSTHILPVVDELADTVGVLADGRLVAEGAPAELKSRAETGEERTLEDVFLDVTGESELRADSSTERR
- a CDS encoding NAD(P)-dependent alcohol dehydrogenase, giving the protein MRTAVLSEDLQLRIEERDRPEPADDEVLVRVRSVGICGSDVHYYEHGRIGDYVVDSPLVLGHESAGEVVEVGSAVDGLDAGDRVTLEPGVPCGRDDCEFCRADEYNLCPDVQFMATPPDDGAFAEYVAWPAEYAYRLPESVSLRAGALVEPLSVGIHVCRRAGVGLGDAVYISGCGPIGLLAMEVARVAGAEPIVAADVLPSKLERARERGAIPVDVSEEDPVEAVENATGGRFADVVIEASGAEPAIGSTLDVVRRGGTVVLVGLAADGVVPFDTHDIIDNELDLLGSFRYRHTYPTAIELLASGQLDVEGLVDFEMALDDVDAAFRRVQSGETVKGMISLG
- a CDS encoding S8 family serine peptidase, whose product is MVDDFTVDRRTALKLTGAASLLPFAGTARAGTLTSFVDDTLDTASDALQEALVVFESNEDVSLLDSLDLTDGYHAFSVLPVGYSRLTGTQIETVADWDEVRYVEANRDLEYFNDDGRDVTRAAEVQQELGYAGASAHVVVIDSGIDGDHPDLAANLDANYQWAGDPLDLTDTETLWPEVGGLDTDEIGHGTHCSGTVAGDGSASDGQYRGMAPEATLTSYSTSAGVSILKAAAAFDHMLENGDGSTYQVVSNSYGASSTDDFDPDATLNVASWHAFEADILPVFAAGNDGPDYDTLNDYAKAPHVVGVAATDDEKSVTDFSSRGRNDGSNYDRETALSNLETYYESGETDGPLGIYRPGVAAPGNEIVSTMSPDDPLGATTVDDGELYYASISGTSMACPHVSGIAALVVDAHVEGQGSRPTVRELLATVEAEAEDALSSYEPASAGAGFVDAYDAVERAEAGDLATLDETTLV